In Microbacterium laevaniformans, a single window of DNA contains:
- the pgi gene encoding glucose-6-phosphate isomerase, with the protein MSTPIDATRTPAWADLSARAADFAPDLRAWFADDPTRVEQLTFDAADLHVDLSKNLVDDGILTSLLALADDVHLADRLAAMFRGEHINTTEDRAVLHTALRRPAGATPELVVDGQHVDADVQAVLNAMSAFADRVRSGGWKGVTGKTVTHVVNIGIGGSDLGPAMISTALEPYATAGISARFVSNIDPFDLAHKTKDLDPETTLFIVASKTFTTLETLTNARLARDWLWTGLAAAGAIDGSDAQKQDAVAHHFVAVSTALDKVADFGIDPANAFGFWDWVGGRYSVDSAIGLSLMVELGPDAFRELLAGFHAIDEHVRTTPFARNVPVLMGLLNVWYTNFLGAQSHAVLPYAQQLSRFAAYLQQLTMESNGKRVRWDGSPVTSDTGEIFWGEPGTNGQHAFYQLIHQGTRLIPADFIAFVNPAYDLNDGGRDVHGLFLANFLAQTKALAFGKTAEEVEAEGTTGALVAARTFPGNRPTTSIFAPALTPRVLGELVALYEHITFTQGVVWGINSFDQWGVELGKQLALQIAPAVEGDAAAYDAQDASTRALLDYYRAHRA; encoded by the coding sequence GTGAGCACTCCCATCGACGCCACCCGCACTCCCGCCTGGGCCGATCTGTCCGCACGCGCCGCGGATTTCGCCCCCGACCTCCGCGCCTGGTTCGCCGACGACCCGACGCGGGTCGAGCAACTGACCTTCGACGCCGCCGACCTGCACGTCGACCTCTCCAAGAACCTGGTGGACGACGGCATCCTGACCTCGCTCCTGGCCCTCGCCGACGACGTGCACCTGGCCGATCGCCTCGCGGCCATGTTCCGCGGCGAGCACATCAACACGACGGAAGACCGCGCCGTGCTGCACACGGCGCTGCGACGCCCGGCCGGAGCGACGCCCGAGCTGGTCGTGGACGGTCAGCACGTGGATGCCGATGTGCAGGCCGTGCTGAACGCGATGAGCGCTTTCGCCGATCGCGTGCGCTCGGGCGGGTGGAAGGGTGTCACCGGCAAGACGGTCACGCACGTCGTCAACATCGGTATCGGCGGCTCCGACCTCGGTCCCGCGATGATCTCGACCGCGCTGGAGCCGTATGCGACCGCGGGGATCAGCGCGCGTTTCGTCTCGAACATCGACCCGTTCGACCTGGCGCACAAGACGAAGGACCTCGACCCCGAGACGACGCTGTTCATCGTCGCCTCGAAGACGTTCACGACGCTGGAGACGCTCACCAACGCGCGTCTCGCGCGCGACTGGCTGTGGACGGGCCTGGCCGCCGCCGGGGCGATCGACGGCTCCGACGCGCAGAAGCAGGATGCCGTCGCGCACCACTTCGTCGCGGTCTCGACGGCCCTCGACAAGGTGGCCGACTTCGGCATCGACCCGGCGAACGCCTTCGGATTCTGGGACTGGGTGGGCGGCCGCTACTCGGTCGACTCCGCCATCGGCCTGTCGCTGATGGTCGAGCTCGGACCGGACGCGTTCCGCGAGCTTCTCGCGGGCTTCCACGCGATCGACGAGCACGTGCGCACGACCCCGTTCGCGCGCAACGTGCCGGTCCTCATGGGCCTGCTCAACGTCTGGTACACGAATTTCCTCGGCGCGCAGTCGCACGCCGTGCTCCCCTACGCCCAGCAGCTCAGCCGCTTCGCCGCGTACCTGCAGCAGCTGACCATGGAGTCCAACGGCAAGCGCGTGCGCTGGGACGGCTCGCCCGTCACGAGCGACACGGGCGAGATCTTCTGGGGCGAGCCGGGCACCAACGGTCAGCACGCCTTCTACCAGCTGATCCATCAGGGCACCCGCCTGATCCCGGCGGACTTCATCGCCTTCGTGAACCCCGCGTACGACCTGAACGACGGCGGCCGCGACGTGCACGGCCTGTTCCTGGCGAACTTCCTCGCGCAGACCAAGGCTCTCGCCTTCGGCAAGACGGCGGAGGAGGTCGAAGCCGAGGGCACCACCGGCGCGCTCGTGGCGGCACGCACGTTCCCCGGCAACCGCCCGACGACGTCGATCTTCGCGCCGGCGCTGACCCCGCGCGTGCTCGGCGAGCTGGTCGCTCTGTACGAGCACATCACCTTCACGCAGGGTGTGGTCTGGGGCATCAACTCGTTCGACCAGTGGGGTGTCGAGCTCGGCAAGCAGCTCGCTCTGCAGATCGCCCCCGCCGTCGAGGGCGATGCGGCCGCGTATGACGCGCAGGATGCCTCGACCCGCGCGCTCCTGGACTACTACCGCGCCCACCGCGCCTGA
- a CDS encoding helix-turn-helix domain-containing protein, whose protein sequence is MSHALDQVGARLRAARHARGWTLEELATPAGVSVSTLSRLESGKRQASLELLLPLTRRLGIRVDDLLPTETRDPRVHRPIERRDGMVIAPLTLEDSPMQALKIVYPPMDAAPAARIHEGYEWLYVLSGRVRLALDGSEHALGAGEAAEFDTRLPHSISATADGPAEVLSIFSASGERFHTRLA, encoded by the coding sequence ATGTCCCACGCTCTCGATCAGGTCGGCGCTCGCCTTCGTGCGGCCCGGCACGCACGCGGCTGGACGCTCGAGGAGCTCGCGACGCCGGCGGGCGTCTCGGTGAGTACGCTGTCGCGTCTGGAGTCGGGCAAGCGACAAGCCTCGCTCGAGCTGTTGCTGCCGTTGACGCGTCGACTCGGCATCCGCGTCGACGATCTCCTTCCTACCGAGACACGTGACCCGCGCGTGCACCGCCCGATCGAGCGTCGCGACGGGATGGTCATCGCGCCGCTGACGCTCGAGGACTCGCCGATGCAGGCGCTGAAGATCGTCTATCCGCCGATGGATGCCGCGCCCGCCGCCCGCATCCACGAGGGATACGAGTGGCTCTACGTGCTGAGCGGCCGCGTGCGGTTGGCGCTCGACGGCAGCGAGCACGCGCTCGGCGCCGGCGAGGCCGCCGAGTTCGACACGCGGTTGCCGCACTCGATCAGCGCGACCGCCGATGGCCCCGCCGAGGTGCTGAGCATCTTCAGTGCCTCGGGCGAACGCTTCCACACGCGCCTCGCCTGA
- a CDS encoding bifunctional NAD(P)/FAD-dependent oxidoreductase/class I SAM-dependent methyltransferase — MQSREWDAVVIGGGAAGLSAAQMLGRARRRTLVIDGASPRNRFAAHMHGVLGHDGIDPQALLARGRDELGRYGVRVEEGEVDGIRDDGAVLRLTRTDGTTDTARAVIIASGVRDQLPPVAGLAEYWGRHVLHCPYCHGFEVAGSRLGVLATSPQSVHQIELVRQWSEELTAFTGAIEPLDDELRVRWRARGIRIVPTPIVALDGANGALHAARDADGEMHAIDALFVAPTPAIDLAFADALRLARTDDPGAPLAVDLLGTTSHPRVWAAGNVVAPYGNVPVAMAAGSMAGAGVNAALVVEDGDLALAQRARERASAWEQRYATRDSIWSGHVNATFADLAATLPVGRALEVGCGEGADAVWLAEHGWNVTAVDVSETAIRRGATAARERGLSERVTFFVGSGTQAVPPGTFDLVSASFLHSWEPDFPRVPLLRGAAERVAVGGYLLIVSHAVAPPWSHHGDDGQRPRLLPPEEELRLLDLDPQAWEAVLVETRTRAATGRDEEPGTLEDGVLLLRRR; from the coding sequence ATGCAGAGCAGAGAGTGGGACGCGGTCGTCATCGGCGGCGGCGCGGCCGGCCTGAGCGCCGCACAGATGCTGGGACGTGCGCGTCGGCGCACGCTGGTGATCGACGGCGCCAGCCCGCGCAATCGCTTCGCCGCGCACATGCACGGCGTCCTGGGCCACGACGGCATCGATCCCCAGGCGCTGCTCGCGCGCGGACGCGACGAGCTGGGCCGCTACGGCGTGCGCGTCGAAGAGGGCGAGGTCGACGGCATCCGCGATGACGGCGCCGTGTTGCGCCTCACGCGCACCGACGGCACGACCGACACCGCTCGCGCCGTCATCATCGCCAGCGGAGTGCGCGACCAGCTGCCGCCCGTCGCGGGGCTCGCCGAATACTGGGGACGCCATGTGCTGCACTGCCCGTACTGCCACGGCTTCGAGGTGGCGGGCAGCCGTCTCGGCGTGCTGGCGACCTCGCCGCAGAGCGTGCACCAGATCGAGCTGGTTCGGCAGTGGAGCGAGGAGCTCACCGCCTTCACGGGCGCGATCGAGCCCCTCGACGACGAGCTGCGGGTGCGCTGGCGGGCTCGCGGCATCCGCATCGTGCCGACCCCGATCGTGGCCCTCGACGGGGCGAACGGTGCGCTGCACGCGGCGCGGGATGCCGACGGCGAGATGCACGCGATCGATGCCCTGTTCGTCGCGCCGACGCCAGCGATCGACCTGGCGTTCGCCGACGCCCTTCGCCTGGCGCGCACCGACGATCCCGGGGCGCCGCTGGCGGTCGACCTCCTGGGCACGACCTCGCATCCGCGCGTGTGGGCGGCCGGCAATGTCGTCGCGCCCTACGGCAATGTTCCCGTCGCGATGGCGGCCGGATCGATGGCGGGCGCCGGGGTCAATGCCGCACTGGTCGTGGAGGACGGCGACCTGGCACTGGCGCAGCGCGCCCGCGAACGAGCCTCGGCGTGGGAGCAGCGCTACGCGACCCGCGACAGCATCTGGTCGGGTCACGTCAATGCGACCTTCGCCGACCTCGCCGCGACGCTCCCGGTCGGCAGAGCCCTGGAGGTCGGCTGCGGCGAGGGGGCGGATGCCGTCTGGCTCGCCGAACACGGCTGGAACGTGACGGCGGTCGACGTCTCAGAGACCGCGATCCGCCGCGGTGCGACCGCAGCGCGCGAGCGCGGACTCTCCGAACGGGTCACCTTCTTCGTGGGAAGCGGCACGCAGGCCGTGCCGCCCGGGACGTTCGATCTGGTCAGCGCGAGCTTCTTGCACTCGTGGGAACCGGATTTCCCGCGCGTCCCCCTGCTGCGCGGCGCGGCCGAGCGCGTCGCCGTCGGCGGCTATCTGCTGATCGTGTCGCACGCCGTGGCGCCGCCGTGGTCTCATCACGGCGACGACGGGCAACGCCCACGGCTGCTGCCCCCGGAGGAGGAGCTGCGACTGCTCGACCTCGATCCGCAGGCGTGGGAGGCGGTGCTCGTGGAGACCCGCACCCGCGCCGCAACGGGCCGCGATGAGGAGCCGGGGACGCTCGAGGACGGCGTGCTGCTGCTGCGCCGGCGCTGA
- a CDS encoding YdeI/OmpD-associated family protein, with the protein MGVDGGESVFFADAAAFRAWLEAHHDTATELWMVRRRKGHPEQGLRWEDAVPEALCFGWIDSTSRRLDDDARIQRWTPRTPTSTWSAVNIAHVARLTVEGRMHPAGLAAFERRRPERTAICSYETSDELDADELAAITAVAAARAFWDAATPGYRRICAHWVHGARRAETRSARLAQLVEECAAGRLIPSQRYGIPPAWLARAAAAAAVHGES; encoded by the coding sequence ATGGGAGTGGACGGGGGCGAGTCGGTGTTCTTCGCGGATGCCGCGGCCTTCCGGGCATGGCTCGAAGCCCACCACGACACCGCGACCGAACTGTGGATGGTGCGCCGGCGCAAGGGTCATCCCGAGCAGGGGCTGCGCTGGGAGGACGCGGTCCCCGAGGCGCTGTGCTTCGGCTGGATCGACTCGACGAGTCGACGGCTCGACGACGACGCGCGCATCCAGCGGTGGACGCCGCGCACGCCCACCTCCACGTGGAGCGCGGTGAACATCGCCCACGTCGCGCGGCTCACCGTGGAGGGGCGCATGCACCCGGCGGGCCTGGCGGCATTCGAGCGGCGCCGGCCGGAACGCACCGCGATCTGCTCGTATGAGACCAGCGACGAGCTCGACGCGGACGAGCTGGCCGCGATCACGGCCGTTGCCGCGGCTCGCGCGTTCTGGGATGCCGCGACCCCGGGCTACCGTCGCATCTGCGCCCACTGGGTGCACGGCGCGCGCCGTGCCGAGACGCGGAGCGCCCGCCTCGCGCAGCTCGTCGAGGAGTGCGCGGCCGGGCGACTCATCCCTTCGCAGCGCTACGGCATCCCGCCCGCGTGGCTCGCGCGCGCCGCTGCGGCCGCCGCGGTGCACGGAGAGTCGTAA